One stretch of Saccharomonospora xinjiangensis XJ-54 DNA includes these proteins:
- a CDS encoding SDR family oxidoreductase, with protein MSTVVVTGGTGTAGRAVVNALVAAHHDVVVTSRSTSSVHGRVRTVRLDYGSPADLEAAFHGPDAVVHCATSFTGVRGGETELGRRVLAGARRVGCGHVVSISIVGIDRIPLPYYRAKLATEKLVENSGVPWTILRATQFHELVTRLLSGLTRPPLVLVPDIPVQPVAAEEVGARLAALAAARPAGRVPDLGGPEITTLPALARSYVAAIGRRRRVRAVRLFGSVFAGYHAGHHLAPGDATGTITYQDHLDAWVRTRR; from the coding sequence ATGAGCACGGTCGTCGTCACGGGAGGTACCGGAACGGCCGGCAGGGCCGTGGTGAACGCGCTGGTGGCCGCTCACCACGATGTCGTCGTGACGAGCCGCTCGACGTCGTCCGTGCACGGACGTGTCCGGACGGTGCGACTCGACTACGGCTCACCCGCCGACTTGGAAGCCGCCTTCCACGGACCTGACGCGGTCGTGCACTGCGCGACCAGCTTCACCGGCGTTCGCGGCGGGGAGACCGAGCTGGGCAGGCGGGTACTGGCCGGTGCTCGACGCGTGGGCTGCGGGCACGTCGTCTCCATCTCCATCGTCGGCATCGACCGGATACCGCTTCCGTATTACCGGGCCAAACTCGCCACCGAGAAGCTGGTCGAGAACAGCGGTGTCCCGTGGACCATCCTGCGCGCGACGCAGTTCCACGAGCTGGTCACACGGCTGCTCTCAGGGCTGACCCGCCCGCCGCTGGTGCTCGTTCCCGACATTCCTGTGCAACCCGTTGCGGCGGAGGAGGTGGGCGCGCGGCTGGCCGCACTGGCCGCCGCGCGTCCGGCAGGCAGGGTTCCCGACCTCGGCGGGCCGGAGATTACGACCCTGCCCGCTCTGGCGAGGAGCTACGTCGCGGCGATCGGCAGGCGCCGCCGTGTCAGAGCGGTCAGGCTGTTCGGGTCGGTATTCGCGGGATACCACGCCGGACACCATCTCGCGCCGGGCGACGCCACCGGCACGATCACGTACCAGGACCACCTCGACGCGTGGGTTCGGACTCGTCGCTGA
- a CDS encoding MFS transporter, whose translation MPRAVYILSLGIFTMVTSEFAVAGLLSAVATGLGVSVPQAGYLITAFAAAMALGGPVLTMLLSRRPPKPALLTLFVVFGAGNVLAAVAPNYAVMFVARVVTGVAAQAFFGLAISLAAQLTRPQVRGRAVAVVMNGLMLGTLLGLPMSTVVGENFGWRATFWVVTGLAAVAAIATVIALPAIEATGADDLRTQLGVFRSRTLLLALCTSTLVIGATFAGFSYFQPILTEVSGIDGSVVPLLLVGYGAATVVGNMVVGRLADRSYAMVQVWGLALNAAFLAAFALLAGHAVFAVPAMMGIGLVGVTMNPAMVVRVHRAGNASPLVNTVHGSFITLGVMIGSFAGGLAIDLAGLRAPLWLGAVLALIGIGTVLPELVRPRRASVPAPVAAPSPSLCKAES comes from the coding sequence GTGCCTCGTGCCGTCTACATCCTGTCGCTGGGGATCTTCACCATGGTCACCAGCGAGTTCGCAGTCGCTGGACTGCTGTCCGCTGTGGCAACGGGGCTGGGAGTGTCCGTGCCGCAGGCCGGATACCTCATCACCGCCTTCGCCGCCGCGATGGCGCTCGGCGGGCCCGTGCTGACCATGCTGCTGAGCCGGAGGCCACCGAAACCCGCGCTCCTCACCCTGTTCGTCGTGTTCGGCGCCGGCAACGTTCTCGCGGCCGTCGCACCGAACTACGCCGTGATGTTCGTAGCACGGGTGGTCACCGGCGTCGCCGCGCAGGCGTTCTTCGGCCTCGCCATCTCACTCGCGGCGCAACTCACCAGGCCACAGGTGCGAGGACGGGCCGTGGCGGTGGTCATGAACGGCCTCATGCTCGGCACACTGCTCGGCCTCCCGATGTCCACAGTGGTCGGTGAGAACTTCGGGTGGAGGGCGACGTTCTGGGTGGTCACGGGGCTCGCCGCCGTCGCGGCGATCGCCACCGTCATCGCACTGCCCGCGATCGAGGCGACCGGAGCCGACGACCTTCGCACCCAGCTCGGTGTCTTCCGCTCCCGCACGCTGCTGCTCGCCCTCTGCACGAGCACCCTCGTCATCGGCGCGACCTTCGCGGGCTTCAGCTACTTCCAGCCGATTCTCACCGAGGTCAGCGGCATCGACGGCTCCGTAGTGCCACTCCTGCTCGTCGGATACGGTGCCGCCACGGTCGTGGGGAACATGGTGGTCGGGCGCCTCGCCGACCGCTCCTACGCGATGGTGCAGGTGTGGGGCCTCGCGCTGAACGCCGCGTTTCTCGCGGCCTTCGCGCTGCTCGCCGGCCACGCCGTGTTCGCAGTGCCCGCGATGATGGGCATCGGGCTGGTGGGCGTCACGATGAACCCGGCGATGGTGGTGCGTGTCCATCGCGCAGGCAACGCGAGCCCGCTCGTGAACACCGTCCACGGATCGTTCATCACACTCGGGGTGATGATCGGATCGTTCGCGGGCGGGCTCGCGATCGACCTCGCGGGGTTGAGGGCACCGCTGTGGTTGGGTGCGGTTCTCGCGCTGATCGGTATCGGCACGGTCCTTCCCGAACTCGTCCGGCCTCGCCGGGCCTCCGTGCCCGCGCCGGTCGCGGCGCCGTCGCCCTCGCTGTGCAAGGCTGAGAGCTGA